From one Spirochaetota bacterium genomic stretch:
- a CDS encoding cation diffusion facilitator family transporter: MEDHHEHTHSHTHEISSTGRFVLVVTLNVIITVAEYIGGIVSGSLALISDAGHNLSDVASLILGYAGQKVSQQKPGKKYSFGLKRFEVLIALVNAMTLLVIGGYIIYEAIQRYITVQPVNPVIMLPVAFIGLAGNVISMLLLYKSRDENLNLKAAFLHLLYDAVSSVGVIIVGFVLLVNSNWVMLDLVVSVAIAFMIVASSLDIIKSSFRIFLQGVPARLDFDEVYNSILAIPHVDTVHGLHIWSVDSNEVFLSCHVCISGGDSSLNTDSVIKAINGMLEEKFGITHTTVQIEHTNLCTLEGGNCCR, from the coding sequence ATGGAAGACCATCACGAACATACTCATTCGCACACACATGAAATCAGTTCTACCGGGCGATTTGTTCTGGTTGTAACACTCAACGTCATTATAACAGTTGCAGAATATATAGGTGGCATAGTGTCGGGAAGCCTTGCGTTAATCTCGGATGCAGGGCATAATCTTTCCGATGTTGCTTCGCTTATTTTAGGATATGCTGGTCAAAAGGTGTCACAACAAAAACCTGGAAAGAAATATTCCTTTGGGCTCAAACGCTTTGAGGTACTCATAGCGCTTGTCAATGCCATGACACTCCTTGTCATAGGTGGTTACATTATTTATGAAGCAATCCAGCGTTATATAACTGTACAGCCGGTAAATCCTGTTATTATGCTTCCAGTTGCGTTTATTGGCCTTGCAGGTAATGTTATTTCAATGCTGCTGTTATACAAAAGCAGGGATGAAAATCTCAATCTGAAGGCTGCATTTTTGCATCTTTTATATGATGCAGTATCCTCGGTTGGTGTTATTATTGTGGGTTTTGTGCTGCTTGTTAACAGTAACTGGGTTATGCTTGATTTAGTGGTAAGTGTGGCAATAGCTTTTATGATTGTGGCAAGCTCACTTGATATTATCAAAAGCTCTTTTAGAATATTTCTGCAGGGTGTGCCTGCTCGTCTTGATTTTGATGAAGTGTATAATTCCATACTGGCTATACCTCATGTTGATACAGTGCATGGACTCCATATCTGGTCAGTTGACTCAAATGAAGTATTTTTATCTTGCCATGTGTGTATCAGCGGTGGCGATAGTTCCCTGAATACAGATTCCGTTATTAAAGCAATAAATGGTATGCTTGAAGAAAAATTTGGCATTACCCACACCACCGTGCAGATAGAACATACAAATCTTTGTACTCTGGAAGGTGGAAACTGTTGCAGGTAA
- a CDS encoding type II toxin-antitoxin system VapC family toxin — MNYLLDTHVFLWTLFNDELLSKNAVSIISNPENTVLVSLISFWEISLKYNVGKLSLKGIFPEELPLYAEMAGLEIMNVTPADVSSFYKLPVLKHKDPFDRLIVWQCINNNICLVSKDSDLVEYKNYGLKIIW, encoded by the coding sequence ATGAATTACCTGCTTGATACCCATGTTTTTTTGTGGACATTATTTAACGATGAATTGTTATCAAAAAATGCTGTTTCAATTATTTCAAATCCCGAAAATACTGTTTTAGTAAGTTTAATAAGTTTTTGGGAAATTTCTTTAAAATATAATGTCGGGAAATTATCATTAAAAGGTATTTTCCCTGAAGAATTACCTTTATATGCTGAAATGGCTGGTTTAGAAATAATGAATGTAACACCTGCCGATGTTTCTTCATTTTATAAACTACCGGTATTAAAACATAAAGATCCATTTGATCGGCTCATAGTTTGGCAGTGTATCAATAATAATATCTGTTTGGTTTCTAAAGATTCAGATTTAGTTGAATATAAAAACTATGGATTGAAAATAATTTGGTAA
- a CDS encoding AMP-binding protein: protein MGAFKELTMWQALHDTVEKYPDNEALVCPEFGIRMTYAQFYQKCREVAKGLIALGIQKGDHVSLWATNVPEWVYLQFSLGMIGSVLVTVNTNYKSHELEYLLKQSDSTTLFMIEGYRDSNYYQIIREIIPNLDETQPGNINAPNLPMLKNIVFIGKRDSLPGMFTFDDIVLMGSSLSDAELDKRIKECNIHDVINMQYTSGTTGFPKGVMLTHYNIVNNGIMVGDVMGMTSNDKLLIHVPLFHCFGCVMSTLNCVTHGSTMVVMEYFDPLKSLQAVQNEKCTAINGVPTMFIAMLNHPDFAKYNMSSLRTGIMAGAPCPVETMNQVRTLMHCPEVVIAFGQTECSPVMTMTRRDDPVDLRVSTVGRLLPGIEGKIVDPETGEDLPPNTQGEIVTRSACVMKGYYKMPEATANAIDNDGWLHTGDLGSVDENGYFKVTGRIKDMIIRGGENIYPREIEEFLLTNPKVKDVQVVGIPDEKYGEQVLAVIQLKDGQTATAEELVQFCTGKIARHKIPKYWEFVDTFPMTASGKIQKYKLRDMFAQKYGKAASVFEAIQKQ from the coding sequence ATGGGAGCTTTTAAAGAATTAACCATGTGGCAGGCGCTTCATGATACAGTGGAAAAATACCCTGACAATGAAGCACTGGTATGCCCTGAGTTTGGCATACGCATGACGTATGCCCAGTTTTATCAAAAATGCAGGGAAGTTGCAAAGGGGTTAATTGCACTTGGAATACAGAAAGGTGACCATGTTTCCCTGTGGGCAACCAATGTGCCTGAATGGGTATATCTTCAGTTTTCGCTGGGTATGATTGGGAGTGTGCTGGTTACGGTCAATACCAATTATAAATCCCATGAGCTGGAATATCTGCTGAAACAATCGGATTCCACCACGTTGTTCATGATTGAAGGATACCGCGATAGCAATTATTATCAGATTATACGTGAAATTATTCCCAATTTAGATGAAACCCAACCGGGTAATATTAATGCACCAAATCTTCCAATGCTGAAAAATATTGTTTTTATTGGAAAGAGAGATTCGTTGCCAGGCATGTTTACGTTTGATGATATAGTTCTTATGGGAAGTTCTTTGAGTGATGCCGAACTTGATAAACGTATTAAAGAATGCAATATTCATGATGTTATTAATATGCAGTACACATCCGGTACAACAGGATTTCCCAAAGGGGTTATGCTAACTCATTATAATATTGTTAACAATGGCATCATGGTAGGCGATGTCATGGGTATGACTTCTAATGATAAGCTGCTTATCCATGTCCCATTGTTCCATTGCTTTGGTTGTGTTATGAGTACGTTAAACTGTGTAACCCATGGTTCAACAATGGTGGTCATGGAATACTTTGATCCATTAAAATCGTTGCAGGCAGTGCAGAATGAAAAGTGTACTGCTATTAATGGTGTTCCCACAATGTTTATTGCAATGCTCAATCATCCTGATTTTGCCAAATATAATATGTCATCACTCAGAACCGGTATTATGGCAGGAGCCCCATGCCCGGTTGAAACAATGAATCAGGTACGTACTCTGATGCATTGTCCTGAAGTTGTAATTGCTTTTGGGCAAACCGAATGCTCACCAGTAATGACCATGACGCGTCGTGATGATCCTGTTGATTTGCGCGTGTCAACCGTTGGCCGCCTGCTTCCGGGTATTGAAGGTAAGATAGTTGATCCTGAAACAGGTGAAGATTTACCACCAAATACACAAGGTGAGATAGTTACCCGAAGTGCATGTGTCATGAAAGGCTATTATAAAATGCCTGAAGCCACAGCTAATGCTATTGATAACGATGGCTGGCTACATACTGGCGATCTTGGTTCGGTGGATGAAAATGGCTATTTTAAGGTTACCGGACGCATCAAAGACATGATTATTCGTGGTGGCGAAAATATCTATCCCCGTGAAATTGAAGAATTTTTGTTGACTAATCCAAAGGTAAAGGATGTACAGGTAGTAGGTATTCCTGACGAAAAATACGGCGAACAGGTGCTTGCAGTAATACAGCTTAAAGATGGGCAAACCGCAACTGCTGAAGAATTGGTGCAGTTTTGCACAGGAAAAATTGCCCGTCATAAGATTCCTAAATACTGGGAATTTGTGGATACGTTCCCCATGACTGCAAGCGGCAAGATCCAGAAATATAAGCTCAGAGACATGTTTGCCCAGAAATATGGAAAAGCAGCTTCAGTATTTGAAGCAATTCAAAAACAGTAA
- a CDS encoding phospholipase D-like domain-containing protein — MKHYNKLPVVLLLVIAVYTFVYGQLPIEVYFTTPEKEEHQTAIQRALLQKINTAKTSIYAALFEITDPIIVDALCKAKLNGVDVKLVLESERLLQNIKSQFETYHIPIRLDGRKEFMHNKFFIFDNKAVWTGSYNITEREAKCNNNNALYIENEEIASIYLAEFNEMFEQAIFGNRTEYTPFPFLSNKYYVKPNDIDINVYFSPDDDVERIITKRVEKAKKSILFLAFSFTSDAIGEAIIAKHKQGITVKGVFEKRDIKNVNSEYIKMKVEGLDVLYDANPHTMHHKVIIIDDEWVITGSYNFSKNAKKRNDENCIMIRSPEIAKMYTQEFEKIYSLAYRAKTKKMK, encoded by the coding sequence ATGAAGCATTATAACAAACTACCTGTTGTGCTTTTACTGGTAATTGCGGTATATACGTTTGTTTATGGTCAGTTGCCCATAGAAGTTTATTTTACCACGCCTGAAAAAGAAGAACATCAAACTGCTATTCAGAGAGCACTATTACAGAAAATAAATACTGCCAAAACATCTATCTATGCTGCCCTTTTTGAAATCACTGATCCCATAATTGTTGATGCATTATGCAAAGCTAAATTAAATGGTGTGGATGTCAAACTAGTACTTGAATCTGAAAGATTATTACAAAATATAAAATCACAATTTGAAACATATCATATACCCATAAGACTGGATGGGCGAAAAGAGTTCATGCACAATAAATTTTTTATCTTTGACAATAAAGCAGTGTGGACCGGATCATATAACATTACCGAACGTGAAGCAAAATGTAATAACAATAATGCTCTCTATATTGAAAATGAAGAGATAGCATCTATATATTTAGCAGAATTCAATGAGATGTTTGAACAAGCTATATTTGGCAATCGCACTGAATACACCCCTTTCCCTTTTCTATCAAATAAATATTATGTCAAACCCAATGATATAGACATCAATGTATATTTTTCACCTGATGATGATGTTGAACGCATCATTACAAAGCGGGTAGAAAAAGCAAAAAAATCCATTTTATTTTTGGCTTTTTCATTTACCAGTGATGCAATTGGCGAAGCCATTATTGCCAAACATAAACAGGGGATTACAGTTAAAGGTGTTTTTGAAAAACGGGATATTAAAAATGTTAACAGTGAATATATTAAGATGAAAGTTGAAGGGCTTGATGTCCTCTATGATGCCAATCCCCATACGATGCACCATAAGGTAATCATTATTGACGATGAATGGGTTATTACCGGGTCGTATAACTTTTCAAAAAATGCTAAAAAAAGAAATGATGAAAATTGCATCATGATCAGATCACCTGAAATAGCAAAAATGTACACACAGGAATTTGAAAAAATTTACTCACTGGCGTATAGAGCTAAAACCAAAAAAATGAAGTAA
- a CDS encoding discoidin domain-containing protein: protein MNTINILSPVRYPGKIHAVSSSFETNEAKNVLNNDESFWCTAKSHNAVSEYIIIDYGAIVAVNIVEIFPSPSGKTTFPSEFRLECSLDGISWEVIKTENRFTLDEDAYRLVLPITVFQYLKLYIVKPKRIAAKYFAEIGKIQAGIQGAVSITASSSSSYEHDPSNVMEVDNQKYWESEITSSASRQWIEVDCGMIFPLTNIGIVAPQNPALFPEQFSIEITEDKKIWTTLADIKRFKAQPGGSYIFGGYQFNARYIRFNVTTVQTEKQKYCAQIAGIFAHAALPALRHFHVNAAVQYATVFQPGIVKLAADGDTTPGAVVQASDTRLRDASTIFKGIVQLADDGSNEAGLAVQASDSRLALATELKPGIVRLAYDREVAEGAVVQSTDSRIKEATDTTFGIVKLCPNGQYINNAVVRGDDSRLQKATTKEHGIVRLAENGEDSEFCVVQGNDRRLKDATIVSKGIVELAEDGEDAPGVVVQGNDRRLKDATTHSKGIVELAEDGEDASGVVVQGNDRRLKEATTKSKGIVELAEDGEDAPNVVVQGNDRRLKEATTKSKGIVELAEDGEDAPGVVVQGNDRRLKDATTHSKGIVELAEDGEDASGVVVQGNDRRLKDATTHSKGIVELAEDGEDASGVVVQGNDRRLKEATTKSKGIVELAEDGEDAPNVVVQGNDRRLKEATTHSKGIVELAEDGEDAPNVVVQGNDRRLKEATTHSKGIVELAEDGEDASGVVVQGNDRRLKEATTHSKGIVELAEDGEDASGVVVQGNDRRLKEATEETPGIVTLAKHGETRKNHVVQSDDPRLSDKREPLPHTHDYAPMVHSFDSHTGTIAITQEKTGEFNDITPPTSDSAVLYGKNIANTGNTIGVAGIAHPSTDSKVKSYGVLGHAPMCGVRGQSQGNSGKTQGCGVLGISRFGAGGVFASEHNWSLVADGFGAIAHYDDTVHLTGQGKALLVNGESCFKGKIVLDTHTQEYHANIVEMFETDEQEFISPGDVLVVSTQGNAVLSRSRTAYNKGVIGVVAGNPVMVINNAAAQTKLYPVVLTGSVLCKVDARQKPVKPGDLLVTSDTPGCGMAATIDSFDKVGTVFAKALTALDEGIALIPVMIWKM from the coding sequence ATGAATACAATTAATATACTTTCTCCCGTACGGTATCCAGGAAAAATTCATGCCGTATCCAGTAGTTTTGAAACAAATGAGGCAAAAAATGTTTTAAATAATGATGAATCATTCTGGTGTACTGCAAAAAGCCATAATGCTGTCAGTGAATATATTATTATAGATTATGGTGCGATAGTTGCTGTTAATATTGTCGAAATCTTTCCTTCACCATCAGGGAAGACAACATTTCCTTCAGAATTCCGGTTAGAATGCAGCCTGGACGGTATTAGCTGGGAAGTTATAAAAACAGAGAATAGATTTACACTTGATGAAGATGCTTACAGGCTAGTATTGCCCATAACAGTATTTCAGTATTTAAAACTATACATAGTAAAACCAAAACGTATAGCAGCAAAATACTTTGCTGAAATTGGAAAGATACAGGCAGGTATTCAGGGTGCTGTTTCAATTACTGCCAGTTCAAGTTCTTCATATGAGCATGATCCTTCCAATGTAATGGAAGTTGATAACCAGAAATACTGGGAGTCGGAGATCACCAGTAGTGCATCACGTCAGTGGATTGAAGTGGATTGTGGGATGATATTTCCGCTGACAAATATTGGAATTGTTGCCCCACAAAATCCTGCCCTTTTCCCGGAGCAGTTTTCCATAGAAATAACTGAAGATAAAAAAATATGGACAACCCTTGCAGATATAAAACGGTTTAAAGCCCAACCAGGTGGATCATATATTTTTGGTGGATATCAGTTTAATGCCCGGTATATACGTTTTAACGTTACGACAGTACAAACCGAAAAGCAGAAATATTGTGCGCAGATAGCAGGCATTTTTGCTCATGCTGCATTACCTGCTTTGAGACATTTTCATGTCAATGCCGCAGTACAGTATGCAACCGTTTTTCAACCTGGCATTGTAAAACTGGCAGCTGATGGAGATACTACACCAGGTGCCGTTGTCCAGGCAAGTGATACCCGGTTACGGGATGCCAGTACCATATTTAAAGGTATAGTGCAACTGGCTGATGATGGTTCAAACGAAGCAGGATTGGCTGTTCAGGCATCCGATTCACGATTAGCACTTGCAACTGAACTAAAACCTGGTATTGTCCGGCTGGCTTATGACAGGGAAGTAGCCGAAGGTGCTGTAGTACAATCAACTGATTCAAGGATAAAAGAAGCAACCGATACAACGTTTGGAATAGTTAAATTATGCCCCAATGGCCAGTATATAAATAATGCAGTTGTGCGTGGTGATGACAGCAGATTGCAAAAAGCTACTACAAAAGAACATGGTATAGTCCGATTGGCTGAAAATGGTGAGGATAGTGAATTTTGTGTTGTACAGGGCAATGACAGGCGATTGAAGGATGCAACCATTGTGTCAAAGGGAATTGTAGAGCTGGCTGAAGATGGCGAAGACGCACCAGGTGTGGTAGTACAGGGCAATGACCGCAGGCTTAAAGATGCAACCACGCACAGCAAGGGGATAGTGGAGTTAGCTGAAGACGGTGAAGATGCATCAGGTGTGGTAGTACAGGGCAATGATAGAAGGCTAAAAGAAGCAACAACTAAAAGCAAAGGAATCGTGGAATTAGCCGAAGACGGTGAAGATGCACCAAATGTGGTAGTACAGGGCAATGATAGAAGGCTAAAAGAAGCAACAACTAAAAGCAAAGGAATTGTAGAATTAGCTGAAGATGGCGAAGACGCACCAGGTGTGGTGGTGCAGGGCAATGACCGCAGGCTTAAAGATGCAACCACGCACAGCAAGGGGATAGTGGAGTTAGCTGAAGACGGTGAAGATGCATCAGGTGTGGTAGTGCAGGGCAATGACCGCAGGTTAAAAGATGCAACCACGCACAGCAAGGGGATAGTGGAATTAGCCGAAGACGGTGAAGATGCATCAGGTGTGGTAGTACAGGGCAATGATAGAAGGCTAAAAGAAGCAACAACTAAAAGCAAAGGAATTGTAGAATTAGCTGAAGACGGTGAAGATGCACCAAATGTAGTAGTGCAGGGCAATGACCGCAGGCTTAAAGAAGCTACCACGCACAGCAAGGGGATAGTGGAATTAGCCGAAGACGGTGAAGATGCACCAAATGTGGTAGTGCAGGGTAATGACCGCAGGCTTAAAGAAGCTACCACGCACAGCAAGGGGATAGTGGAGTTAGCTGAAGACGGTGAGGATGCATCAGGTGTGGTGGTGCAGGGCAATGACCGCAGGCTTAAAGAAGCTACCACGCACAGCAAGGGGATAGTGGAGTTAGCTGAAGATGGCGAAGATGCATCAGGTGTGGTGGTGCAGGGCAATGACCGCAGGCTAAAAGAAGCCACAGAGGAAACGCCTGGAATTGTAACACTGGCAAAACATGGTGAAACCCGTAAAAACCATGTAGTTCAGTCGGATGACCCACGGCTCAGTGATAAACGCGAACCATTACCACATACGCATGATTATGCGCCAATGGTTCATTCTTTTGATAGTCATACAGGAACTATCGCCATAACCCAGGAAAAAACAGGGGAATTTAACGATATAACACCACCAACCAGCGACAGTGCAGTATTGTATGGTAAAAACATCGCAAACACAGGCAATACCATTGGTGTTGCAGGCATTGCTCATCCTTCAACTGATTCAAAGGTAAAGTCATACGGTGTGTTAGGACATGCGCCAATGTGTGGTGTACGTGGACAATCGCAGGGAAATTCCGGGAAGACTCAGGGATGTGGAGTACTGGGTATATCGCGGTTTGGAGCAGGCGGTGTGTTTGCAAGTGAGCATAACTGGTCGCTTGTGGCTGATGGCTTTGGAGCTATCGCCCACTATGATGATACAGTGCATTTAACTGGTCAGGGCAAAGCACTCTTGGTTAACGGTGAATCCTGTTTCAAAGGCAAAATTGTGCTGGATACCCATACACAAGAGTACCACGCCAATATCGTTGAGATGTTTGAAACCGATGAGCAGGAATTTATTTCACCTGGTGATGTGCTTGTTGTAAGCACTCAGGGTAACGCTGTTCTTTCACGATCGCGCACTGCTTATAATAAAGGTGTTATTGGCGTTGTTGCAGGCAATCCGGTTATGGTTATAAACAATGCAGCAGCACAGACAAAGCTGTATCCGGTAGTATTAACAGGATCAGTGTTATGCAAGGTGGATGCGCGCCAAAAGCCAGTTAAACCAGGTGATCTTTTAGTGACATCAGATACACCCGGATGTGGTATGGCTGCCACTATTGATTCGTTTGATAAAGTGGGCACGGTGTTTGCAAAAGCACTTACCGCACTGGATGAAGGCATAGCATTGATTCCGGTGATGATATGGAAGATGTAG
- a CDS encoding DUF3795 domain-containing protein produces the protein MDYKHLTAPCGLDCFNCPMYLAGSDDNLRKKVAQSLNISFEKAVCKGCRNEHGKIEFLHMQKTCSVYACTQAKGIDFCYECADFPCDNLHPYADRASQVPHNTKVFNLCLIKKMGLETWATEKAQSVKKTYFSGKFKLTD, from the coding sequence ATGGATTACAAACACCTTACTGCACCATGTGGCCTTGATTGTTTTAACTGCCCTATGTACTTAGCAGGAAGCGATGATAACCTGCGAAAAAAAGTTGCACAATCACTAAACATTAGCTTTGAAAAAGCGGTATGCAAAGGATGCCGCAATGAACATGGAAAGATTGAATTTTTACATATGCAAAAAACCTGCAGCGTATATGCCTGTACTCAGGCCAAAGGGATTGATTTTTGTTATGAATGCGCTGATTTTCCCTGTGACAACCTCCATCCATATGCCGACAGAGCATCACAGGTTCCCCATAATACAAAAGTTTTTAATTTATGCCTGATTAAGAAAATGGGACTTGAAACGTGGGCAACTGAAAAAGCACAGAGCGTTAAGAAGACATATTTCAGCGGTAAATTTAAACTTACCGATTAG
- a CDS encoding alpha/beta hydrolase codes for MYKKSIVVVIASLFVYVSCSSSLLNFFRWFERSKADLDEKTVIIDGHTVHYLEGGKGDIVLCIHGFGGTMDHWTRFARYMTDAYRVVALDLPGFGDSTFKEGADYSIAKQVERVHEFAHTLKLQKFHIVGNSMGGYIAGYYAVTYPDDVKTVALFAAAGVKSPNESELTKELKKGNNPLIVEDVKSYDGLMEFVFFKPIWLPGFAKQYFATQAVAKKAHFQYIFKQIHDVTLLEKYLGNIHAPTLILWGENDRVLDVSGAYVFKEKIRNAQLVIFKECGHLPMIEKPEESATVYKRFLKGQKVEL; via the coding sequence ATGTATAAGAAAAGTATTGTAGTAGTTATTGCATCACTTTTTGTTTATGTTTCCTGTTCTTCATCGCTGCTTAACTTTTTCCGATGGTTTGAACGCTCTAAGGCTGATTTAGATGAAAAAACAGTTATTATTGATGGCCACACAGTCCATTATCTTGAGGGTGGCAAGGGTGACATAGTCCTTTGCATTCATGGTTTTGGTGGCACTATGGATCACTGGACGCGGTTTGCACGGTATATGACGGATGCATACAGGGTTGTGGCGCTTGACCTTCCGGGCTTTGGCGATAGTACTTTTAAAGAAGGGGCTGACTATTCAATAGCAAAACAGGTAGAAAGAGTCCACGAATTTGCACATACGTTGAAATTGCAGAAGTTCCACATTGTTGGCAATTCGATGGGTGGCTATATTGCGGGCTACTATGCAGTAACCTATCCTGATGATGTCAAAACAGTAGCACTGTTTGCAGCAGCTGGTGTAAAAAGCCCCAATGAAAGTGAATTAACAAAAGAACTGAAAAAAGGGAACAACCCTCTTATCGTTGAGGATGTGAAAAGTTATGATGGTCTTATGGAATTTGTTTTCTTTAAGCCAATATGGTTGCCAGGTTTTGCAAAACAGTACTTTGCCACACAAGCAGTTGCAAAGAAAGCCCATTTCCAGTATATTTTTAAGCAGATTCACGATGTTACACTGCTTGAAAAATATCTGGGTAACATACATGCACCAACTTTAATACTGTGGGGTGAAAATGACAGAGTACTGGATGTATCAGGTGCGTATGTCTTTAAAGAAAAAATACGTAATGCGCAACTGGTGATATTTAAAGAATGTGGTCATCTTCCAATGATTGAAAAACCTGAAGAATCTGCAACTGTATATAAAAGGTTTTTAAAAGGCCAGAAGGTAGAATTATAA
- a CDS encoding MerR family transcriptional regulator, whose translation MIEEKITTYSIGELAKLLEMSTRTIRYYEELGLLNSVKRIENGRRIYTDDDVRRLKLIKRLKILGLTLSEMHELESIWQIHKTNDIVLRRLLEILDSHVQRVDDRIRDLEILKNEIIEYQTRIKNKLNG comes from the coding sequence GTGATAGAAGAAAAGATAACAACATATTCCATAGGCGAATTAGCAAAGCTTTTGGAGATGAGCACGCGCACCATCCGCTATTATGAGGAATTGGGTTTGCTCAACTCAGTGAAGCGTATTGAAAACGGAAGGCGTATTTATACCGATGATGATGTCAGGCGCTTGAAACTCATCAAGCGCCTGAAGATTTTGGGTTTAACGCTTTCAGAAATGCATGAACTTGAATCAATATGGCAGATTCACAAAACCAATGATATCGTGCTAAGACGCCTTCTTGAAATTCTTGATTCGCATGTACAGAGAGTTGACGATAGGATAAGGGATCTGGAGATATTGAAAAACGAGATCATTGAGTACCAGACACGAATCAAAAATAAACTGAATGGATAA
- a CDS encoding type II toxin-antitoxin system Phd/YefM family antitoxin → MKVFQVGELKSKFSHVLDFIRKGEEITISYGKKKEKIAVIVPYSKYNKAKHRKLGILKNKASFKIHGDFKTTDEELLNL, encoded by the coding sequence ATGAAAGTATTTCAGGTTGGTGAATTAAAGTCAAAATTCTCCCATGTGCTTGATTTCATTAGAAAGGGTGAGGAGATTACTATCTCTTATGGGAAAAAGAAAGAAAAAATTGCTGTTATAGTTCCGTATTCAAAATATAATAAAGCTAAACATAGAAAATTAGGTATTTTAAAAAATAAAGCTTCTTTTAAAATTCATGGTGATTTCAAAACTACTGATGAAGAATTATTGAATTTATGA
- a CDS encoding ATP-binding cassette domain-containing protein: MKEKIIIHNLHKSFGQQVIFSGLSLTVYEGEILCIIGKSGSGKSVLLKHCIGIIKPDSGIISVDGQPLTYNDDSAILKKFGVLFQGGALFDSMNVYDNIAFPLRRQGVSEEVIAHKVPELLAHVGLKGIEAKSPSELSGGIQKRVALARAIAKNPEIMLYDEPTTGVDPITAGSVDRLIVYMRNTFGMTSVVVTHDMRSAFRIADRIAMLHNGTILFEGTPQQLQECQDTVVQQFIAGKASA, from the coding sequence ATGAAAGAAAAAATAATAATACACAACCTGCACAAATCATTTGGACAGCAGGTTATATTTTCAGGTCTCAGTTTAACGGTGTATGAAGGTGAGATACTGTGTATCATTGGTAAAAGCGGAAGTGGAAAATCGGTGTTGCTGAAACATTGTATTGGCATAATTAAACCTGATAGTGGCATCATTAGTGTAGACGGGCAACCACTTACTTATAATGATGACTCCGCCATTTTAAAAAAATTTGGTGTTCTTTTTCAGGGTGGTGCGCTTTTTGATTCAATGAATGTGTACGATAATATCGCTTTTCCACTCAGAAGACAGGGCGTCAGTGAAGAGGTTATTGCTCACAAAGTTCCTGAATTACTTGCACACGTTGGACTAAAGGGCATTGAGGCAAAAAGCCCTTCAGAGCTTTCAGGTGGTATTCAGAAGCGGGTTGCACTTGCCAGAGCTATCGCCAAAAACCCTGAAATAATGCTGTATGATGAACCTACAACTGGTGTTGACCCAATCACTGCAGGGTCCGTTGACCGCCTCATTGTTTATATGCGCAACACCTTTGGCATGACATCGGTGGTGGTAACACACGACATGCGTTCAGCATTCAGGATTGCTGACCGTATTGCCATGCTTCATAATGGCACAATACTTTTTGAGGGCACACCACAACAGTTGCAAGAATGTCAGGATACAGTGGTGCAACAGTTCATTGCGGGGAAGGCTTCAGCGTGA